The stretch of DNA GCCATGCTCGACCGCGGGTTCACCACGGTGCGCGACACCGGCGGCGCCGACTGGGGCATCCGCGAGGCCGTGGCGCTGGGGCACCTGGCCGGGCCCCGTCTCTTCGTGGGCGGGCGAGCGATCGGGCAGACCAGCGGCCACAGCGACGCTCGCCGCCGGACCGATGTCGGGGCGAGCTGTCACACCTGCAACGCCATGGCCTTCACGCTCGCCATCGCGGACGGCGTGACCGAGGTGCGCCGGACCGTCCGGGAACAGCTCCGCCAGGGCGCCGACCACATCAAGATCATGGTCTCGGGCGGGGTGGCTTCGCCCTACGACCCGCTCGACAGCCTCCAGTACACGGTCGACGAGATCCGCGCCGCCGTCGAGGAGGCGGCCACCTTCAAGAAATACGTCTGCGCCCACGCCTACCCGGCCGAGGCCGTGGCCCGCGCCGTCGAGTGCGGCGTGCGCGTGATCGAGCACGGGAACCTCATCGACGCCCCGACGGCGACGCTGATGGCCGCGCGGGGGGCGTTCCTGGTGCCGACCCTGGTCGCCTACGACGCGATCAACCGTCACGGGCGCCAGTTCGGGATGGGGGCGGAGAGCCTGGAGAAGAACAAGGTGGTGCTGGAAGCCGGGCTCCGCTCCCTCGAGCTGGCGCGAGCGGCGGGGGTCCGGATGGCCTACGGCAGCGATCTCCTGGGACAGCTTCAGCCCGATCAGTCGCGCGAGCTCCTCCTGCGGGCGGAGGTGCTCTCGCCGCGCGAGATCCTCCACTCGGCGACGGTGATCGGCGCCGAGCTGCTGGGGCGCGCGGGTGAGCTCGGCGTGGTGGCCGCGGGCGCGCTGGCCGACCTCCTGGTCGTCGAGGGCGACCCGCTGCAGGACCTCAAGCTGTTTCAGGATCAGGGGGCACACCTGTCGCTCATCATGCAGGGCGGGAGGCTCCACAAGAACACGCTGACCGCGGCGTGAGCCGAGTATTCGAATCGGTGTCTGATCTCCCGCGCGGAGTCGGCAACCCGCCGGCAGATTCGCCCGGAAGCGGGTCCTGGCTGGCCGGGGTCTTCTCCGCGCTGCCCGATTTCGGTCTCGCCTTTGCCTTCCTGACGACCTGGATCTCCCCGGGCCGGCTGGGCGACCACATGATCTCCTACCTGATGCTCCTGATGTTGCTCGAGTTCATCATTGTCCACTCCTCGGGCTTCATGGCGGGCCTCATGGTGAGCGACGTCCCCCGGGGGAAGAAGACGCTCTGGCTTTTCGGGCTGAGCTGTTTTTACATGCTCTTCGTGGGCGCGTTTGCCCTGGCATTCGGGACCTGGTGGCCCCTCAGCGCCTTCTGGCTCCTCACGCTGAACCGGTTATCGGGCGTGCTGCTGGGCCAGGCCCCCGTCGGCCGGGAGAGCCAGATGGTGATGGCCTCCTGGGCG from Candidatus Methylomirabilota bacterium encodes:
- a CDS encoding amidohydrolase family protein, producing the protein MSVILFRNAKLLDPTRSELTDEASVLVEGDRIREVSSRPLAASSATVIDCGGRTLMPGLIDCHVHVFLSEVNIRYLEAVPLTLMTARAAPLMRAMLDRGFTTVRDTGGADWGIREAVALGHLAGPRLFVGGRAIGQTSGHSDARRRTDVGASCHTCNAMAFTLAIADGVTEVRRTVREQLRQGADHIKIMVSGGVASPYDPLDSLQYTVDEIRAAVEEAATFKKYVCAHAYPAEAVARAVECGVRVIEHGNLIDAPTATLMAARGAFLVPTLVAYDAINRHGRQFGMGAESLEKNKVVLEAGLRSLELARAAGVRMAYGSDLLGQLQPDQSRELLLRAEVLSPREILHSATVIGAELLGRAGELGVVAAGALADLLVVEGDPLQDLKLFQDQGAHLSLIMQGGRLHKNTLTAA